TGAATGTTGAATTTTGAATTAAAAGGGAAAAAATTTTATAAAACTTAAACCTTCAATCCAAAATTCAAAATTTAGAATTCAAAATTTCTTAAAAGGTGAATAAATTTTAAAACAGCTAAACACATACTTATTATAAATAAGGTAGTAAAAATTGTCTATGATGGATTTAAAGTGTATAATAAGGTGTGTGAAAGGCATATTTATAACAGGAACGGACACGGGTGTTGGAAAAACATTGCTAACAGGGCTTCTGGGAAGGTATCTTTTGGAAAGAGGCTTAAATGTTGTAACACAAAAATGGGTAGATGCTGGAGGGCTTGATATAAAAACACATTTTAGACTGATGAAGAAAAAACCAAGCTTTCCAATTGATTACCTTTGTCCATATACCTTCAAGTTTCCCTCCTCTCCCCATCTTTCTTCTAAGCTCGAGAATAAAATTGTAAAACCAGAAATTATTAAAGATAAATTCCTGTTTTTAAAGGAAAAATACGATATTGTCCTTATTGAGGGAACGGGTGGTCTTCTTACACCAATTTCAAGAAAGGCTTTGCTTATAGATATTGCAAAGGAGCTTTCTCTTCCTGTTTTGCTTGTTTCAAGGAATAAGCTTGGGACAATAAATCATAGCCTCCTTACTATTGAGGCATTGAAGAATAGAAATATGGAGATTTTAGGGATTGTCTTTAATAACCCAAAAAGGGAGAAAGGGGAGATTTTAAAGGATAATCCAAAAATCATAAAGGGCTTAACAAAAATAAAGGTTTTTGGAAGGCTTCCCTGGATGAATGATAAAGAGGCATTATATAGGGCATTTATTCCGATAGGAAAAAGGATAAGGGGGTGTGTGTTTAGCTAAAGCTAAACAATTGCAAATTGAGAGAGTGATGAATTTTTTTATGTATCCCAAATCTTTCCTTAAGCATTTGTCAACGCTTTTTTTTTAAATGACCTATCTTTGTTCATCCACCTGTCAATATCCTCAAAGACTCAGCCACCCCTGGATAATTTGGAGAAAGCTCCAATACCTTTCTATAGGCAGAAATTGCCTCTTCTATTCTTCCTCCCTTCCAATAGGTAACCCCTAAATTATAGTATGAATTTGGGTCATCTGGCGAAATTTTTAAGGAATCCTGAAATGCTTGAATTGCCTCCTTAAACATCCCCTTTTCAAGATAGACAGAGCCTAAACTATGATAAATAAATATTTTTTTAGGGTCAAGTGAAATTGCCTCTTTATATTCCTTGATTGCATCATCAAGCCTATTCTTTTTCTGGTATACCATCCCTAATCCATAATGTCCATCCGCACCTTTAAATTTATTGATCATCTCCTTAAATATTTCCTCTGCTTTATCTAGCTTCCCTGAATCCCTGTATAAAATCCCAAGGTTATAGAAAGAGCTTGTTTTATTTGGGTCTATTTTAATAGCCTCCTTAAGGCAGAATATACCATCTTCATAAAGCCCCCTTTCGGCAAGAAATCCTGCCCTT
This window of the bacterium genome carries:
- the bioD gene encoding dethiobiotin synthase translates to MMDLKCIIRCVKGIFITGTDTGVGKTLLTGLLGRYLLERGLNVVTQKWVDAGGLDIKTHFRLMKKKPSFPIDYLCPYTFKFPSSPHLSSKLENKIVKPEIIKDKFLFLKEKYDIVLIEGTGGLLTPISRKALLIDIAKELSLPVLLVSRNKLGTINHSLLTIEALKNRNMEILGIVFNNPKREKGEILKDNPKIIKGLTKIKVFGRLPWMNDKEALYRAFIPIGKRIRGCVFS